In Solanum lycopersicum chromosome 5, SLM_r2.1, the following are encoded in one genomic region:
- the LOC101249263 gene encoding probable inactive poly [ADP-ribose] polymerase SRO2 has product MNQFGDHNDQVSMTIDDEKMLLSFDSQVESPSSTYHDSLRSFKKNGMIELEERNKEHDLIKAGFLSGMGQLGKEVEVVAIHKNSCSTILGQARLESFRIYSEAMRKKCGGNANIKYAWFGSSKDEICNIISHGFSTITEPKSGECFGMGVHLYPANIHGVLSALEDENGLRHMLLCRVILGNTEIIEASSKQFQPTCQDFDSGVDNYLAPKTYIIWPSYMNSHILPNFLVSFSCTPSYLLGASSKIKKVSPKSNSRIKFHDLLRVLSKYLHPSRMVLISKYYEDFQKNKITKLVLVRKLRRIAGDTSLRAVMKLYPNTTI; this is encoded by the exons atgaatcaaTTTGGAGATCATAATGATCAAGTTTCCATGACAATAGATGATGAAAAAATGTTACTCTCTTTCGATTCCCAAGTCGAGTCTCCTAGTTCAACATATCATGATTCCTTGAG GTCGTTCAAGAAAAATGGGATGATCGAATTAGAGGAACGTAACAAAGAACATGATTTAATCAAGGCAGGTTTTCTTAGTGGAATGGGGCAATTAGGAAAGGAAGTTGAAGTTGTGGCTatacataagaattcatgttCAACTATATTAGGGCAAGCGAGGTTAGAAAGTTTTCGTATTTATTCCGAAGCAATGCGGAAGAAATGTGGTGGAAATGCTAATATTAAATATGCTTGGTTTGGTTCTTCCAAAGATGAAATTTGTAACATAATTTCACATGGATTTTCTACAATTACTGAACCAAAATCAGGAGAATGTTTTGGTATGGGTGTTCATCTTTATCCTGCAAATATCCATGG GGTATTATCGGCATTGGAAGATGAGAATGGATTAAGGCATATGTTACTTTGTAGAGTAATATTAGGAAATACAGAAATAATTGAGGCTTCATCCAAACAATTTCAGCCAACTTGTCAAGATTTTGACTCTGGGGTTGACAATTATCTGGCTCCTAAAACATACATTATTTGGCCTTCTTATATGAATTCTCATATTTTACCAAATTTTCTAGTAAGTTTTAGCTGTACTCCAAGTTACTTATTAG gtGCTTCTTCGAAAATCAAGAAGGTTTCTCCAAAATCGAATTCTCGTATAAAGTTTCATGATTTATTGCGTGTGCTTTCCAAATATTTACATCCATCGAGAATGGTTTTGATCTCAAAATACTATGAAGATTTTcag AAAaataagatcacaaaattaGTACTCGTTCGAAAATTGAGGCGAATAGCTGGAGATACATCGTTAAGAGCTGTCATGAAATTGTATCCAAATACTACTATTTAA